In Planctomycetia bacterium, one DNA window encodes the following:
- a CDS encoding cytochrome b N-terminal domain-containing protein: MAHDPVAGERHVRAAGGRLWQLLPVDWGKVQEVTNEPVPGHIKRWWFALGGTPAYLFLIQITTGILLSFYYVPSPDHAYDSVNAITHAVPYGWFIRSIHKWAANLMIITVLLHMCRVFFSCAFRHPRQVNWVIGCGLLLCTLSLGFTGYSLIQEQLSYWGITVASELVAHVPLIGPALATFMRGGEDIGPNTLTRMYNLHVGILPVVTIILIGLHIAVLRLHGVSDLSFSDPRLRSTEQLTLARNLLGVRLMALLAAVGALACLYMAAFRAAPLTIIAYELSAQSARLLWLVSGVMVATASVLLFRGHTYGLLLWLAMSILALGKLVFDLTHREALFPAGWIAMTVLLAITTVYGISRQDRFIEGKGEDKPFNFFPDHIITELLIGTLLLFLLTLMTLVFPAGLGEKANPLVTPDHIKPEWYFFFQFRMLKLTGLNTAVILSGLLVGMIVLWPWIDALLERLAPKKDVGIYVGIIAFVTFLAFTVWESLV; the protein is encoded by the coding sequence ATGGCGCATGATCCCGTTGCAGGAGAGCGGCATGTTCGTGCGGCTGGCGGCCGGCTCTGGCAACTGCTGCCGGTCGATTGGGGCAAGGTTCAGGAAGTCACCAACGAGCCGGTGCCAGGACACATCAAGCGCTGGTGGTTCGCGCTGGGCGGCACGCCGGCGTACCTGTTTCTCATCCAGATCACGACCGGAATTCTTCTGTCATTTTATTACGTCCCGTCGCCCGATCACGCCTACGACAGCGTCAACGCCATCACGCACGCCGTGCCCTACGGCTGGTTCATCCGCAGCATTCACAAGTGGGCCGCGAACCTGATGATCATCACGGTCCTGCTGCACATGTGCCGGGTCTTTTTCTCCTGCGCGTTCCGTCATCCGCGGCAGGTCAACTGGGTGATCGGCTGCGGCCTGCTGCTCTGCACGCTTTCGCTCGGATTCACAGGCTATTCGCTCATTCAGGAGCAACTTAGCTACTGGGGCATCACCGTCGCGTCCGAACTGGTCGCCCACGTCCCGTTGATCGGCCCGGCCCTCGCGACGTTCATGCGCGGCGGCGAGGACATCGGCCCGAACACGCTCACGCGCATGTACAACCTGCACGTGGGCATCCTGCCGGTCGTCACGATCATTCTCATCGGGCTGCACATTGCCGTCCTGCGATTGCACGGTGTGTCCGACTTGTCTTTCAGCGACCCGCGCTTGCGCTCGACCGAGCAGCTCACGCTCGCACGGAACCTGCTCGGCGTGAGACTCATGGCCCTGCTGGCCGCCGTCGGCGCGCTGGCCTGCCTGTACATGGCCGCGTTTCGCGCCGCGCCCCTGACAATCATCGCGTACGAGTTGAGTGCTCAAAGCGCGAGGCTGCTGTGGCTCGTCAGCGGTGTGATGGTCGCGACCGCGTCGGTCCTGCTCTTCCGGGGGCACACCTACGGACTGCTGCTCTGGCTGGCGATGAGCATTCTCGCCCTTGGCAAGCTGGTCTTCGATCTGACACATCGCGAGGCGCTGTTTCCGGCAGGCTGGATCGCAATGACCGTGTTGCTCGCGATCACGACGGTCTACGGCATCAGCCGACAGGACCGCTTCATCGAGGGCAAGGGCGAGGACAAACCCTTTAATTTCTTCCCCGATCACATCATCACGGAGCTGCTCATCGGCACGCTGCTGTTGTTCCTGCTCACGCTGATGACCCTGGTCTTTCCGGCGGGCCTGGGCGAAAAAGCCAATCCGCTCGTCACGCCGGATCACATCAAGCCCGAGTGGTATTTCTTCTTCCAGTTCCGCATGCTCAAGCTGACCGGCCTGAATACAGCCGTCATCCTTTCGGGCCTGCTCGTCGGCATGATCGTGTTGTGGCCCTGGATCGACGCGCTGCTGGAGCGCCTCGCGCCGAAGAAAGACGTCGGCATTTACGTCGGCATCATCGCCTTTGTGACCTTTCTGGCTTTCACGGTCTGGGAATCGCTGGTGTGA
- a CDS encoding YebC/PmpR family DNA-binding transcriptional regulator, translated as MAGHSKWNNIKRKKGVIDARRGRLWSKLARNLIVAAKHGGGDPAANLSLRYAIDKAKEANMPADTIEKAIKKGTGELEAAEYLPVVYEGYGPGGVAFIVDALTDNPHRTAPEIKKIFERGGGNLGATNCVSWNFATKGVFTINESDTTEDALMEIALDAGAEDVKLEGGVFEVTCEATAYDAVKKALEAKKIPLQSAEITKRPGSTVSVDAEAGRRIIQLIEMFEDHDDVQNVYTNFDMSDEIMAKLNA; from the coding sequence ATGGCCGGCCACAGTAAATGGAACAACATCAAGCGCAAGAAGGGAGTCATCGACGCGCGGCGCGGTCGATTATGGAGCAAGCTCGCGCGCAATTTGATCGTCGCGGCGAAACACGGCGGGGGCGATCCGGCGGCCAATCTTTCGCTGCGCTACGCGATCGACAAGGCCAAAGAGGCCAACATGCCGGCCGACACGATTGAGAAGGCCATCAAGAAGGGCACGGGCGAACTGGAGGCGGCCGAGTATTTGCCCGTTGTCTACGAAGGCTATGGTCCGGGCGGCGTGGCGTTCATCGTCGACGCCCTGACGGACAACCCGCATCGCACCGCGCCGGAGATCAAGAAGATCTTCGAGCGCGGCGGCGGCAACCTCGGGGCGACCAATTGCGTCAGTTGGAACTTCGCCACCAAAGGGGTCTTCACGATCAACGAGTCCGACACGACTGAAGACGCGCTGATGGAAATCGCCCTCGACGCCGGCGCGGAGGACGTGAAGCTCGAAGGCGGCGTGTTTGAAGTCACCTGTGAAGCAACGGCCTACGACGCGGTCAAAAAGGCCCTGGAGGCAAAAAAAATCCCGTTGCAAAGTGCTGAAATCACCAAGCGCCCGGGCAGCACCGTCTCGGTCGATGCCGAGGCCGGCCGGCGGATCATTCAACTGATCGAGATGTTCGAGGACCACGACGACGTGCAGAACGTCTACACGAACTTCGACATGTCCGACGAAATCATGGCAAAGCTCAACGCGTGA
- a CDS encoding bifunctional oligoribonuclease/PAP phosphatase NrnA has protein sequence MTPVSTRGDSPLSIRPDPRRLAPNDFVRQVAALRRPLILAHITPDADSLGASFGLASLLRHAGIDAHVGLPSGCVAKRLEFLLQLAPGVPRVTDLPADHTFDALVVVDTANEKRINFAAGTLQRFPRSFAIDHHITNTDFCTTNWVDPHAASTCEMIAILASQAGWTLTQAAASLLYAGIHGDTAGFSLPSTNADSLHVAADLVRAGADVSHIGEQLCRSQLRADFELLRRVYDHTTIVENGRIAYSFLSHNDVVETGCKADDIDDQVSIPRALRGVQIAMLFSEGEPGIVRVNLRGEGKITVVEIAQRFGGGGHPQSAGVRMRNRPMQEVIDTLINAAVEHLRSLDKAGASAV, from the coding sequence GTGACTCCTGTTTCCACGCGGGGCGATTCGCCCCTCTCCATCCGACCCGATCCGCGACGACTTGCGCCAAATGACTTCGTTCGGCAGGTCGCCGCGCTGCGCCGGCCGCTCATCCTCGCGCACATCACCCCTGACGCCGACTCGCTTGGCGCCTCCTTCGGCCTGGCCTCGCTCCTGCGCCACGCCGGCATCGACGCCCACGTTGGCCTGCCCTCCGGGTGCGTCGCCAAGCGGCTGGAATTTCTCCTGCAACTCGCTCCCGGCGTTCCGCGTGTCACCGATCTGCCCGCCGATCACACGTTCGACGCCCTTGTTGTCGTCGACACCGCGAATGAAAAGCGCATCAACTTCGCCGCGGGCACCCTGCAACGGTTCCCCCGTTCATTCGCCATCGATCACCACATCACCAACACCGACTTCTGCACCACCAACTGGGTTGATCCCCACGCCGCCAGCACCTGCGAGATGATCGCCATCCTCGCCTCCCAGGCCGGATGGACGCTCACCCAGGCCGCCGCATCCCTGCTTTACGCCGGCATTCACGGAGACACCGCCGGTTTCAGCCTCCCCTCCACCAACGCCGATTCCCTGCACGTCGCCGCCGATCTCGTCCGCGCCGGCGCCGACGTCTCCCACATCGGCGAGCAGCTCTGCCGCTCCCAGCTCCGCGCCGATTTCGAACTCCTGCGCCGCGTGTACGATCATACTACAATCGTAGAAAACGGCCGCATCGCCTACTCGTTCCTCTCCCACAACGACGTCGTCGAGACCGGATGCAAAGCCGACGACATCGACGATCAGGTCAGCATTCCCCGCGCCCTGCGCGGCGTGCAGATCGCCATGCTCTTCTCCGAGGGCGAGCCCGGCATCGTCCGCGTCAACCTGCGCGGCGAGGGTAAAATCACCGTCGTGGAAATCGCGCAACGATTCGGCGGCGGAGGACACCCGCAATCGGCCGGCGTCCGCATGCGAAACCGCCCCATGCAGGAAGTCATTGACACCCTGATCAACGCCGCCGTCGAGCACCTGCGAAGCCTCGACAAAGCCGGCGCCTCTGCGGTTTAA
- a CDS encoding polyprenol monophosphomannose synthase, translating to MSRPPPISVVVPTYREVANIPVLAERLFDTFDAAGLTGELIFVDDNSQDGTEAAVHALTETRPVRLIVRTTERGLSSAVLAGFAEAKHDVLVCMDADLSHPPESVPRLLEPLLRGDAELVIGSRYVAGGRTDDDWGLFRWLNSKIATLLARPLTPVRDPMAGFFCLNRATLERARAAGLNPIGYKIGLEILIKARCRRVVEVPIDFADRLHGTSKLTMRQQIEYLRHLARLYHFRWPIAWPVALVLCTAALVLVVKWTAGLFRGAPM from the coding sequence GTGAGCAGGCCCCCTCCCATCTCCGTTGTCGTTCCGACCTACCGCGAAGTCGCGAACATCCCCGTCCTCGCCGAGCGGCTCTTTGACACCTTCGACGCCGCCGGGCTGACCGGCGAACTCATTTTCGTGGACGACAACAGTCAGGACGGAACCGAGGCCGCCGTGCACGCCCTCACCGAGACCCGCCCGGTGCGGCTCATCGTTCGCACGACCGAACGCGGTCTCTCGTCGGCCGTGCTCGCCGGCTTCGCCGAGGCAAAACATGACGTGCTGGTCTGCATGGACGCCGACCTGTCACACCCGCCGGAGTCGGTGCCGCGCCTCCTGGAACCGCTCCTGCGAGGCGACGCGGAGCTTGTCATCGGCTCGCGCTACGTCGCCGGCGGCCGGACCGATGACGACTGGGGTCTGTTTCGATGGTTGAACTCGAAAATCGCCACCCTCCTGGCCAGACCGCTCACGCCCGTGCGTGACCCGATGGCGGGGTTCTTCTGCCTGAACCGCGCGACGCTGGAGCGCGCCCGCGCCGCGGGGCTGAACCCCATCGGCTACAAGATCGGGCTGGAGATCCTCATCAAGGCGCGCTGCCGCCGCGTCGTCGAAGTGCCGATCGATTTCGCCGATCGTCTTCATGGCACAAGCAAGCTCACGATGCGCCAGCAGATCGAATACCTTCGCCATCTCGCGCGGCTCTATCACTTCCGCTGGCCGATCGCATGGCCCGTTGCACTCGTCTTGTGCACGGCTGCTCTGGTGCTGGTTGTGAAATGGACCGCTGGACTGTTTCGTGGCGCGCCGATGTAA
- a CDS encoding alkaline phosphatase family protein, with protein sequence MSIERVAVIGLDCAEPSLVFDQWAEQLPNLTALRNRGAFGNLTSCMPPITVPAWSCMASSKDPGTLGIYGFRNRKDHSYDGLSIAMSMQVKEPRIWDLLTAAGEPSIIVGVPGTFPILKPIQGQMVTCFLTPNPADALGSEDPIKQYTYPPALKHTIKDLVGEYIVDVKGFRTDDKPWLLDQIYQMTDRRFKVVKHLATTQPWKLLWMVEMGTDRIHHGFWQYLDKKHHRHEPGNPMENAIRDYYIHLDRLIGDLIATCDPARTAFLVVSDHGAKRMDGGICFNDWLIREGYLALKQPPTGPSKFDIKSVDWSRTRAWGEGGYYGRCFLNIRGREPQGIVQPEQAEALADELIRKLEALPDHEGRPIGTRVYKPRDIYRAVNGVAPDLIVIFGDLHWRSVGTVGNDSIYTFSNDTGPDDANHAQEGLYILAAPPGAVKISSGRRDGPTLYDIAPTILKLLNRPIPGDMIGKPLV encoded by the coding sequence GTGAGCATCGAACGCGTCGCCGTCATCGGACTCGATTGTGCGGAACCCTCCCTCGTCTTCGACCAGTGGGCCGAGCAGTTGCCCAACCTCACCGCCCTGCGAAACCGCGGCGCCTTTGGCAACCTCACCAGTTGCATGCCGCCCATCACCGTCCCTGCATGGAGCTGCATGGCCTCGTCGAAGGACCCCGGCACGCTCGGCATCTACGGCTTTCGCAATCGAAAGGATCATTCCTACGACGGCCTTTCCATCGCCATGTCCATGCAGGTCAAGGAACCGCGCATCTGGGATCTGCTCACGGCGGCGGGCGAGCCGTCGATCATCGTCGGCGTCCCCGGCACGTTCCCGATTCTCAAGCCGATTCAGGGGCAGATGGTCACCTGCTTCCTGACGCCCAATCCGGCCGACGCCCTGGGCAGCGAGGACCCGATCAAACAGTACACCTATCCCCCGGCGCTGAAGCACACGATCAAGGACCTCGTCGGCGAGTACATCGTGGACGTGAAGGGCTTTCGCACCGACGACAAGCCCTGGCTGCTCGATCAGATTTATCAAATGACCGACCGGCGGTTCAAGGTCGTCAAGCACCTCGCCACCACGCAGCCGTGGAAGCTGCTCTGGATGGTCGAGATGGGAACCGACCGCATCCACCACGGCTTCTGGCAGTATTTAGACAAAAAGCATCATCGCCACGAGCCGGGCAACCCGATGGAGAACGCCATTCGGGATTACTACATCCACCTCGACCGGCTGATCGGCGATCTGATCGCCACGTGCGATCCGGCCAGGACGGCGTTTCTCGTCGTCAGCGATCACGGCGCCAAGCGCATGGACGGCGGCATCTGTTTCAACGACTGGTTGATCCGGGAGGGGTACCTGGCGCTGAAACAGCCGCCGACCGGTCCGAGCAAGTTCGACATCAAGAGCGTCGACTGGTCGCGGACGCGCGCCTGGGGCGAAGGCGGCTACTACGGGCGCTGCTTCCTCAACATCCGCGGGCGCGAGCCGCAAGGCATCGTGCAGCCCGAACAGGCCGAAGCGCTCGCCGACGAGTTGATCCGCAAGCTCGAGGCGCTGCCTGATCACGAGGGCCGGCCGATCGGCACGCGCGTGTACAAGCCGCGCGATATCTACCGCGCGGTCAACGGCGTCGCGCCGGATCTGATCGTCATCTTCGGGGATCTGCACTGGCGTTCGGTGGGCACGGTCGGCAACGATAGTATTTATACATTCAGCAATGACACCGGTCCGGACGACGCCAACCACGCGCAGGAGGGCCTGTACATCCTTGCCGCGCCGCCGGGCGCGGTGAAGATCTCATCAGGCCGCCGGGACGGGCCGACGCTGTACGACATCGCACCCACGATTCTCAAGCTGCTCAACCGTCCCATCCCCGGCGACATGATCGGCAAGCCGCTGGTGTGA
- a CDS encoding hydroxylamine oxidoreductase: protein MVAETESRRHLPPHKMPMSTVLALTPESSRNCVDCHAQSSPAIVEHWKGSTHAHKGVGCVECHQAEKGDADGFDHYGVHVATVVSPRDCARCHVKESEEFAVSHHSKGGNILASLDNILAETAEGMRGFFNPHSPTPGMEITQVNGMASATLGCRQCHGGKVGLMTKDGGMVTVDDLKPGPDGKPTNTIVLANLLRNEEGKPRYHPDTWPNTGIGRINLDGSLGSCSACHSRHDFSPRRARQPESCGKCHMGPDHPQKEIYEESKHGIAFRDLKDQMNLDSESWILGKDYSAAPTCATCHMSGNTKNGGRITHDPGERISWTNRPPISLVMDVDKDHKIVTETDPAKRAALIVDTAEQKRNRMKDVCLHCHTPDYVNGFYTQYDNLVVLFNEKFAKAGKRVITAFHDQGLLTKQDFDEEIEWTWYLLWHHEGRRARMGASMMGPDYTHWHGMFEVAERFYQEFVPQAEHLIAQAAADGKVKEAEAVNAVLQEILSRPEHSWKTYKNPLATRAGGETARAGRAEGGTGNGGSP, encoded by the coding sequence ATGGTGGCAGAGACCGAGTCTCGACGGCATCTCCCTCCGCACAAAATGCCGATGTCAACCGTGCTCGCGCTCACGCCCGAGTCCAGCCGCAACTGCGTCGACTGCCACGCGCAATCGTCTCCGGCCATTGTTGAACACTGGAAAGGCAGCACCCACGCGCACAAAGGCGTCGGCTGCGTCGAGTGTCATCAGGCGGAGAAGGGCGACGCCGACGGCTTCGACCATTACGGCGTCCACGTTGCGACGGTTGTCTCACCACGCGACTGTGCCCGCTGCCATGTGAAGGAGTCCGAGGAATTCGCCGTCAGCCACCACTCCAAGGGCGGAAACATCCTCGCCTCGCTCGACAACATCCTCGCCGAGACGGCCGAAGGCATGCGCGGCTTCTTCAATCCGCACTCACCGACCCCCGGCATGGAGATCACCCAGGTCAACGGCATGGCCAGTGCCACGCTCGGCTGCCGGCAATGCCACGGCGGCAAGGTCGGACTGATGACCAAGGACGGCGGCATGGTCACGGTGGACGATCTCAAACCGGGACCCGATGGCAAGCCGACCAACACGATCGTGCTGGCGAACCTCCTGCGAAACGAAGAGGGTAAACCGCGCTACCACCCCGACACCTGGCCGAACACGGGCATTGGACGCATCAATCTCGATGGCTCGCTGGGATCCTGCTCGGCCTGTCATAGCCGGCATGACTTTTCTCCGCGGCGAGCGCGCCAGCCGGAAAGCTGCGGCAAGTGCCACATGGGGCCGGACCACCCGCAAAAGGAAATCTACGAGGAATCCAAGCACGGCATCGCCTTCCGCGATCTCAAAGATCAGATGAATCTGGATTCCGAATCGTGGATTCTCGGCAAGGATTACTCGGCCGCTCCGACCTGCGCGACGTGCCACATGTCGGGCAACACCAAGAACGGCGGCCGCATCACGCACGACCCGGGCGAGCGCATCAGTTGGACCAATCGCCCGCCGATCAGCCTGGTCATGGACGTGGACAAGGATCACAAGATCGTGACCGAGACGGACCCGGCGAAGCGCGCGGCGCTGATCGTCGATACGGCCGAGCAGAAGCGCAACCGCATGAAGGACGTTTGTCTGCATTGCCACACCCCCGACTACGTGAACGGGTTCTACACGCAGTACGACAATCTCGTCGTGCTGTTCAACGAAAAATTCGCCAAGGCGGGCAAGCGGGTCATCACCGCCTTCCATGACCAGGGATTACTCACCAAGCAGGACTTCGACGAGGAAATCGAGTGGACCTGGTACCTGCTCTGGCACCACGAGGGCCGACGGGCCCGCATGGGTGCGTCCATGATGGGGCCGGATTACACGCACTGGCACGGCATGTTCGAGGTGGCCGAACGGTTCTATCAGGAATTCGTGCCGCAAGCCGAGCACCTGATCGCGCAGGCGGCGGCCGATGGCAAAGTCAAGGAGGCGGAGGCGGTGAACGCGGTGCTTCAGGAAATCTTGAGCCGCCCGGAGCATTCCTGGAAGACGTATAAGAATCCGCTGGCCACGCGCGCCGGCGGCGAAACGGCCCGCGCAGGACGCGCCGAAGGCGGCACCGGAAACGGCGGTTCCCCGTGA
- the phaC gene encoding class III poly(R)-hydroxyalkanoic acid synthase subunit PhaC translates to MSTIPSNPFLNMFPQASSFQPDFDGFFQRLAAMPRVMEIARKVKVGATPYDVTYREDKLTVRRYRSEVEQKHATPLLLVFALVNRPYILDLLPHKSVVQQFLRGGFDVFLIDWGVPTIADRHLTLEHYIERYMHNVVQHVCEETGQDQTSLLGYCMGGTMSAIYTSLHQELVKNFILMAAPVDWSNRESLLAVWTDPKWFDVDKVIDTFGNAVPDWLQGSFGMLKPVSNYIEKYLGFYEKMTDEKFLEEFFAMETWVNDNIPVAGETFRQFVKDFFQNNMLVQGQFRLGNKPVKLENITCPVLNLMASGDHLVPCGQSAPFNDLVGSRDRKAITFPAGHIGLSVGSKAQKELWPQAVEWLAQRSEQL, encoded by the coding sequence ATGAGCACGATACCGAGCAATCCGTTTTTGAATATGTTTCCGCAGGCGTCATCGTTTCAGCCGGACTTTGACGGTTTCTTTCAGCGTCTGGCGGCGATGCCGCGCGTGATGGAGATCGCTCGCAAGGTGAAGGTCGGAGCGACGCCGTACGACGTGACGTACCGCGAGGACAAGCTGACGGTGCGGCGCTATCGCTCGGAGGTCGAGCAGAAGCACGCGACGCCGCTGCTGCTGGTCTTCGCGCTGGTGAACCGCCCGTACATTCTCGACCTGCTGCCGCACAAGAGCGTGGTGCAGCAGTTCCTCCGGGGCGGGTTTGATGTGTTCCTCATCGATTGGGGGGTGCCGACGATTGCCGATCGCCATCTGACGCTCGAGCATTACATCGAGCGGTACATGCACAACGTCGTGCAGCATGTGTGCGAGGAGACGGGTCAGGATCAGACCTCGCTGCTGGGTTACTGCATGGGCGGCACGATGAGTGCCATTTATACGTCGCTTCATCAGGAGCTGGTGAAGAACTTCATCCTCATGGCGGCTCCGGTGGACTGGTCCAATCGCGAGAGCCTGCTGGCCGTGTGGACCGATCCGAAGTGGTTTGACGTTGACAAAGTGATTGATACGTTCGGCAACGCGGTGCCCGACTGGCTGCAAGGCTCGTTCGGGATGCTCAAGCCGGTGTCGAATTACATCGAGAAGTACCTCGGCTTTTACGAGAAGATGACGGACGAGAAGTTCCTGGAGGAGTTTTTCGCGATGGAGACGTGGGTGAACGACAACATCCCCGTCGCCGGCGAGACGTTCCGCCAGTTTGTGAAGGACTTTTTCCAAAATAACATGCTGGTGCAGGGCCAGTTCCGCCTCGGCAACAAGCCGGTGAAGCTGGAGAACATCACCTGCCCGGTGCTGAACCTGATGGCATCGGGCGATCACCTGGTGCCGTGCGGCCAGAGCGCGCCGTTCAACGATCTGGTCGGCTCACGCGATCGGAAGGCGATCACCTTTCCCGCGGGGCATATCGGCCTGTCGGTGGGATCCAAGGCGCAGAAGGAGTTGTGGCCGCAGGCGGTGGAATGGCTGGCGCAGCGGAGTGAGCAGCTTTAA
- a CDS encoding Rieske 2Fe-2S domain-containing protein yields MAYETEIGEGTTRRGLLSWFLMGVGLVAGYGAGALHFFQYLVPLRRKGRRREMFIGTMEDLPLGTTRTVRDPRGQEIIVARIAENPNEPGKDFRALSTKCPHLGCKVHWEAGAERFRCPCHEGIFDRNGVAVSGPPAQEKKNLIEYDVRVDARTRWVYVMVSEDSPYGA; encoded by the coding sequence ATGGCATATGAAACCGAAATCGGTGAAGGGACGACGCGGCGTGGATTGCTCTCGTGGTTCCTGATGGGGGTCGGCCTGGTCGCCGGCTACGGCGCCGGAGCGCTGCATTTCTTTCAATACCTCGTGCCGCTTCGCCGGAAAGGCCGCCGCCGCGAGATGTTTATCGGCACGATGGAGGATCTCCCTCTCGGCACGACGCGGACCGTGCGCGATCCGCGCGGGCAGGAGATCATCGTTGCGCGGATTGCCGAGAATCCGAACGAACCGGGGAAGGATTTTCGCGCGTTGTCGACCAAGTGCCCTCACCTGGGTTGCAAGGTTCATTGGGAGGCCGGCGCCGAGCGCTTCCGCTGCCCCTGCCACGAAGGAATCTTCGACCGGAACGGCGTGGCGGTCTCCGGTCCGCCGGCGCAGGAGAAGAAAAACCTCATCGAGTACGACGTGCGCGTCGACGCGCGGACGCGATGGGTCTATGTGATGGTCTCGGAGGATTCGCCCTATGGCGCATGA
- a CDS encoding SDR family oxidoreductase, whose product MELTGKTAVVTGAASGIGRATCEAMIKHGIATIGAVDRSPAMHDTAQAINVEFGREVMVPFVGDVTSDEFRQSVYGDLKRRFGPVHVCVPAAGITRDRLAVKVNKETGRADIYPRKDIEEVFAVNLIAPIYWALEAVASVAEDRVKRGLGRWEPAERTQGAIVLIGSVSSAGNRGQISYATAKAGLEGAQATLAKETIFYGVRCSIIHPGYTDTPMVRALGEDLIEQAILPQTQLRRLLRPDEVADAIVFMLRNSAVSGSLWVDAGWHPAA is encoded by the coding sequence ATGGAACTGACCGGCAAGACGGCGGTGGTGACCGGCGCGGCGAGCGGGATCGGCCGAGCGACGTGCGAGGCGATGATCAAGCATGGGATCGCGACGATCGGTGCGGTGGATCGCAGTCCGGCGATGCACGATACGGCGCAGGCGATCAACGTTGAATTCGGTCGCGAGGTGATGGTGCCGTTCGTGGGCGACGTGACGAGCGACGAGTTTCGCCAGAGTGTGTACGGGGACCTGAAGCGTCGGTTCGGGCCGGTGCACGTGTGCGTGCCGGCGGCGGGAATCACGCGCGATCGGCTGGCGGTGAAGGTGAACAAAGAGACGGGCCGGGCGGATATCTATCCGCGCAAGGACATCGAAGAAGTGTTCGCGGTGAACCTGATCGCGCCGATTTACTGGGCGCTGGAGGCGGTCGCGAGCGTGGCCGAGGATCGCGTCAAGCGCGGGCTGGGCCGGTGGGAGCCGGCCGAGCGGACGCAGGGCGCGATCGTGCTGATCGGCTCGGTGTCGTCGGCTGGGAACCGCGGGCAGATTTCATACGCAACGGCCAAGGCGGGGCTGGAGGGCGCGCAGGCGACGCTGGCGAAAGAGACAATCTTCTACGGTGTGCGGTGCAGCATCATCCACCCCGGGTACACCGACACGCCGATGGTCCGGGCGCTGGGCGAGGACCTGATCGAGCAGGCGATTCTCCCGCAGACGCAGTTGCGGCGACTGCTGCGTCCGGATGAAGTGGCCGATGCGATCGTGTTCATGCTTCGCAACAGCGCGGTGAGCGGGTCGCTGTGGGTCGACGCGGGCTGGCACCCGGCGGCGTGA